The DNA region TCGTGCCCTGGGAGTTCTCCTGGGTCTTCGTGATCGTGTTCGTCGCGACGGCGCTGCTGTATGCGGCGGGGTGCCGGCGACTGCGGGTGTCGATGGCGCGCAAGGCGGCGTTCTGGGTCGGTATGGCGATGATCTACGTCGCGCTGCATACCTACTTCGACTACTTCGCGGAGCACGAGTTTTTCATGCACCGCATCCAGCAAGTGCTTCTCCATCATCTGGCGCCCTTGCTGATCATCGCCTCCTATCCGGGAACGGTGCTGCGGGCCGGCCTTCCGCCGACGTGGCGCGTCCGGCTGCGTCGCGCCGGGCGTTCGCCGGTATCGCGCGCACTGTCGGCGATACTGCTACACCCGGCCGTCGTCACGCTCCTTTTTGTCGCGCTGATCGTCGTCTGGCTGATTCCCGACATGCAGACGCTCGCCATGCTGGACTGGCGCATCTACCGCGCGATGAACTGGTCGATGGTGCTGTCCG from Luteibacter mycovicinus includes:
- a CDS encoding cytochrome c oxidase assembly protein, with translation MAAGALKWIVPWEFSWVFVIVFVATALLYAAGCRRLRVSMARKAAFWVGMAMIYVALHTYFDYFAEHEFFMHRIQQVLLHHLAPLLIIASYPGTVLRAGLPPTWRVRLRRAGRSPVSRALSAILLHPAVVTLLFVALIVVWLIPDMQTLAMLDWRIYRAMNWSMVLSGLAYWWLVLDHRPKPPGRMSPGWRVLSPGITMTPQIVAGAIVTFSKTDLYPIFEICGRAFTLNVLTGQLIGGVIMWVPAAMIESAGGLLAMRQWLRLSRAGRLPRRAPVRRVAARQ